Proteins from one Primulina eburnea isolate SZY01 unplaced genomic scaffold, ASM2296580v1 ctg592_ERROPOS1100000+, whole genome shotgun sequence genomic window:
- the LOC140821502 gene encoding putative glucan endo-1,3-beta-glucosidase GVI — protein MEYFHALALVVTIFLTINPVARGIGINYGLLGDNLPSPFDAIAVLKSRGVQKIRLFEPNPDVLAALQGSGIAAIVGTRNEDLQALAADPSASRSWVDRNVVPYASGLSILCISAGNEVIPGELAQYVPGAMQNLAAALEAANLGGIQVSTTVSMAVLQPSFPPSQGVFSPETTPVMTQIVSILAAKNSPLLVNVYPYFPRAGEPEHVSLDYALLQSTVAPVPDGPLTYYNLFDAMVDTVYAALEKIGGENIEIVVSETGWPTEGGTDASIGNAQIYVNNLIGLVSSGQGTPRRPNKNVDTYIFAFFNEDLKPEGTERHWGLYYPDLTEVYHANL, from the exons atggAGTACTTCCATGCATTGGCCCTGGTCGTAACCATCTTTTTAACCATCAATCCAG TTGCACGAGGAATAGGCATCAACTACGGACTCTTAGGCGACAATCTTCCGTCTCCATTTGATGCCATTGCAGTCCTAAAATCAAGAGGAGTCCAAAAAATTCGTCTTTTTGAGCCGAACCCTGATGTGCTTGCCGCATTGCAAGGTTCAGGGATTGCCGCCATCGTTGGCACCCGAAACGAAGACCTACAAGCTCTTGCTGCCGACCCATCAGCATCGAGGTCGTGGGTGGACCGGAATGTGGTTCCCTATGCATCGGGTCTGAGTATTCTATGTATATCTGCAGGCAATGAAGTGATTCCAGGGGAATTAGCCCAATACGTACCCGGCGCAATGCAAAACCTGGCTGCCGCCCTGGAAGCAGCAAACTTAGGCGGCATTCAAGTCAGCACCACGGTTTCCATGGCAGTTTTACAACCCTCGTTTCCTCCATCACAGGGCGTTTTCTCCCCGGAAACCACACCTGTAATGACGCAAATCGTCTCCATTTTAGCCGCCAAAAACAGCCCTCTTCTTGTCAACGTATACCCGTATTTCCCACGTGCAGGCGAACCCGAACACGTCTCGTTGGATTACGCTCTCTTGCAGAGCACCGTTGCACCTGTTCCTGATGGCCCGCTGACGTACTATAACCTGTTTGATGCTATGGTGGATACAGTATATGCTGCATTAGAGAAAATTGGAGGAGAAAATATCGAGATTGTGGTGTCGGAAACTGGGTGGCCAACTGAGGGAGGTACTGATGCAAGTATAGGGAATGCGCAGATTTATGTGAATAATTTGATTGGGCTCGTATCATCTGGACAAGGGACACCTCGGAGGCCAAATAAAAACGTCGACACTTACATTTTTGCGTTTTTTAATGAAGATTTGAAGCCTGAAGGAACCGAGAGGCACTGGGGTTTGTATTATCCTGATCTAACTGAAGTTTACCACGCTAACTTGTGA